Proteins encoded in a region of the Malaciobacter mytili LMG 24559 genome:
- a CDS encoding methyl-accepting chemotaxis protein has protein sequence MQIFKSLYFRMTIIHYIGMILLPLNAILFSEDLISKSIQIILAIALIFHELDERKNGKQLSSKLIEFLKNMDNKNIKFNINTNMASEYSKIKQIIDEREKKLLLSQEEEKILLKESKEVMALLIKGDYSKQINSKSSNISLEELKNSLNDMIQKSKSHFTNINNILKEYTSYNYKNSLSIENLEEKSDLKKMIDAINLLKESIVLMLKENNINANALQNSSFTLLNSVEKLNKSALDTQEILNNTNSIITNVTENITTIFNKSAQMSSLADSVTTCTNNGEKLAKQTSLSMDNINEKVEAINEAITIIDQIAFQTNILSLNAAVEAATAGEAGKGFAVVAQEVRNLAFRSTQAAKEIKHLVEEATTKANKGKSVASQMISDYEQLALNISQTTTMIEEVSNISKNQQDNILNINEKVFSLKEQINTNIEVANITNKISNESSFIANKIVQESKNKIF, from the coding sequence ATGCAAATATTTAAATCATTATATTTTAGAATGACTATTATTCACTATATTGGTATGATACTTCTACCTTTAAACGCCATATTGTTTTCAGAAGATTTAATTTCAAAATCTATACAAATAATTCTTGCTATTGCTTTAATTTTCCATGAATTAGATGAAAGAAAAAATGGAAAACAGCTCTCTTCTAAATTAATTGAATTTTTAAAAAATATGGATAATAAAAATATAAAATTTAATATAAATACAAATATGGCAAGTGAATATTCAAAAATTAAACAAATAATAGATGAAAGAGAAAAAAAGCTACTTTTATCTCAAGAAGAAGAAAAAATACTTTTAAAAGAATCAAAAGAAGTAATGGCTTTACTAATAAAAGGAGATTATAGTAAACAAATAAACTCTAAAAGCTCAAATATTTCTTTAGAAGAATTAAAAAACTCTTTAAATGATATGATACAAAAAAGTAAATCTCACTTTACAAATATAAATAATATTTTAAAAGAATACACTTCATATAACTATAAAAACTCTTTAAGTATAGAGAATCTGGAAGAAAAAAGTGATTTAAAAAAGATGATTGATGCTATTAATTTATTAAAAGAGTCAATAGTTTTAATGCTAAAAGAAAATAATATAAATGCAAATGCTTTACAAAACTCTTCATTTACTCTTTTAAATAGTGTAGAAAAACTAAATAAAAGTGCTTTAGATACACAAGAAATTTTAAATAACACAAACTCTATTATTACAAATGTTACAGAAAATATTACAACTATTTTTAATAAAAGCGCACAAATGTCAAGCCTTGCAGATTCTGTGACTACTTGCACAAACAATGGTGAAAAACTTGCTAAACAAACCTCTTTATCAATGGATAATATAAATGAAAAAGTTGAAGCTATAAATGAAGCAATAACAATAATAGACCAAATAGCTTTTCAAACAAATATCTTATCACTAAATGCTGCTGTTGAAGCTGCAACTGCTGGTGAAGCAGGAAAAGGTTTTGCTGTTGTGGCACAAGAGGTGAGAAACTTGGCTTTTAGAAGTACTCAAGCAGCAAAAGAGATTAAACATTTAGTCGAAGAAGCCACAACAAAAGCAAATAAAGGTAAAAGTGTAGCCTCACAAATGATAAGTGATTATGAGCAATTAGCTTTAAATATTTCTCAAACAACAACTATGATAGAAGAAGTATCAAATATCTCAAAAAATCAACAGGACAATATTTTAAATATAAATGAAAAAGTTTTTAGTTTAAAAGAGCAAATAAATACAAATATTGAAGTGGCAAATATTACAAATAAAATATCAAATGAAAGCTCATTTATAGCAAATAAAATTGTCCAAGAAAGTAAAAATAAAATTTTTTAA
- a CDS encoding phytoene desaturase family protein, producing the protein MNDYTVIGAGIGGTACSVLLSKKYKTTLFEKEPYLGGCASTFQRGNYFYNSGATTFAGYKEGTFLYKFFKENNIEFNKKLLDSSLTVLIGDKKIKRLRDFDSFIFEINQAFPNKKNLEFYTLIYNINKEFFQINDYYYSNKNLFSKLSSLYSFKTLFKKFYSYLFIKADKFINGFFQGISKEYLDFIDNQVLIVAQAKTNEVNFLTCALALGYQFMPNYYIYGGMGSIFEAMSEKIEDLRVNEFIQKIERTKNSFIVHSNKTTIESKNIVLNSSLFESSCLFEDKQIKEYISKYKKFDLGVSAFMVYFKINTNRIFDSHYQIILDNILENTISNSLFVSFGSNDDIKMKGSITVSIHTKNSFWYENTKEKKQELKDIIKKIICQKLNIKEDEIIKCFAATPLTFKRYINRTSLGGIAVKFNNFVFRLPSNDTPIKGLYNVGDTTFAAQGWPGVMLGVQNFQRLI; encoded by the coding sequence ATGAACGATTATACTGTAATTGGAGCGGGAATTGGTGGTACTGCTTGTTCAGTTTTATTATCTAAAAAATATAAAACTACTCTTTTTGAAAAAGAGCCATATCTTGGTGGTTGTGCATCAACTTTTCAAAGAGGTAACTACTTTTACAATAGTGGAGCTACAACTTTTGCAGGTTATAAGGAAGGAACATTTTTATATAAGTTTTTTAAAGAAAATAATATAGAGTTTAATAAAAAACTTTTAGACTCCTCTTTAACTGTGTTAATAGGTGATAAAAAAATAAAACGACTTAGGGATTTTGATAGTTTTATTTTTGAAATAAATCAAGCTTTTCCAAATAAAAAAAATTTAGAATTTTATACTTTAATTTATAATATAAATAAAGAATTTTTTCAAATTAATGATTACTATTATTCTAATAAAAATCTATTTTCAAAACTTAGCTCTTTATACTCTTTTAAAACACTATTTAAAAAATTTTATTCATACTTATTTATCAAAGCTGATAAATTTATAAATGGCTTTTTTCAAGGAATTTCAAAAGAGTATTTAGACTTTATTGATAATCAAGTTTTAATTGTTGCTCAAGCAAAAACAAATGAAGTGAACTTTTTAACTTGTGCTTTAGCATTAGGGTATCAATTTATGCCAAATTATTATATTTATGGTGGAATGGGTTCTATTTTTGAAGCTATGAGTGAAAAAATCGAGGATTTAAGAGTAAATGAGTTTATACAAAAAATCGAAAGAACAAAAAATAGTTTTATTGTACATTCTAATAAAACTACAATAGAAAGTAAAAATATTGTTTTAAATAGTTCCTTATTTGAAAGTAGTTGTTTATTTGAGGATAAACAAATTAAAGAGTATATTTCAAAATATAAAAAGTTTGATTTAGGTGTATCTGCTTTTATGGTCTATTTTAAAATAAATACAAATAGAATTTTTGATTCTCACTACCAAATAATTTTAGATAATATTTTAGAAAATACTATTTCTAACTCTTTATTTGTCTCTTTTGGAAGTAATGATGATATAAAAATGAAAGGAAGTATAACAGTTTCAATTCATACAAAAAATTCATTTTGGTATGAAAACACAAAAGAGAAAAAACAAGAGTTAAAAGATATAATAAAAAAAATAATATGTCAAAAGCTAAATATAAAAGAAGATGAAATTATAAAATGTTTTGCTGCAACCCCTTTAACTTTTAAAAGATATATAAATAGGACAAGTTTGGGTGGAATTGCTGTAAAATTTAATAATTTTGTTTTTAGATTACCTTCAAATGATACTCCTATTAAAGGTCTGTATAATGTTGGTGATACAACATTTGCTGCTCAAGGTTGGCCAGGAGTTATGCTTGGAGTTCAAAATTTTCAAAGGTTAATATGA
- a CDS encoding sensor histidine kinase: MKNLELQIKVKDWFFIFIIAIFFSIILSIYSYFLIDENIQNALYFGLLLGIDIFMFSMVFINYLNNYILPKVSKKYWILLAIVFSFLSGFLGTILTYFLSIFFDIYLIEKFKNSYILFSIFIGFLTYFVAALLYQFVKMSNKKEHNEKLLLDSRLKSLQRQLNPHFLFNSLNSLVELLHEDINKAEENLVELSKFLRQSMKESALNSLKDEIDNLKRYVFLENVRFSNKIVLNLDIKKEYFEILIPKFSIQLLVENAIKHGFDKNKKQLIINIVCIKNKEFEIIVSNNGKPVKNDSFGIGLKNLKERLEILLNGKVLLVNKELPTYKIIIGKKNEDINNG; this comes from the coding sequence ATGAAAAATCTAGAATTACAAATAAAAGTTAAAGATTGGTTTTTTATTTTTATAATAGCCATATTCTTTTCTATTATTTTATCTATTTACAGTTACTTTTTAATAGATGAAAATATACAAAATGCTTTATATTTTGGATTACTTTTAGGTATTGATATTTTTATGTTTTCAATGGTTTTTATAAACTATTTAAATAACTATATTTTGCCAAAAGTTTCAAAAAAATATTGGATTTTATTGGCAATTGTTTTTTCTTTTTTATCTGGCTTTCTAGGTACAATTTTAACTTATTTTTTATCTATTTTTTTTGATATTTATTTAATTGAAAAATTTAAAAATAGCTATATTCTTTTTTCTATTTTTATAGGTTTTCTTACATATTTTGTTGCAGCACTTTTATATCAATTTGTAAAAATGAGTAATAAAAAAGAGCATAATGAAAAACTGCTTTTAGATAGTAGGCTAAAATCTTTGCAAAGGCAATTAAATCCTCACTTTTTATTTAATTCTTTAAATTCATTAGTTGAACTTTTGCATGAAGATATAAATAAAGCAGAAGAGAATTTAGTTGAACTTTCAAAATTTTTAAGACAGAGTATGAAAGAGTCTGCTTTAAATAGTTTAAAAGATGAAATTGATAATCTAAAAAGATATGTTTTCTTAGAAAATGTTCGATTTTCAAATAAAATAGTTTTAAATTTAGATATAAAAAAAGAGTATTTTGAAATTTTAATTCCAAAGTTTTCTATTCAATTACTTGTAGAAAATGCAATAAAACATGGTTTTGATAAAAATAAAAAACAACTAATTATAAATATAGTTTGTATTAAAAATAAAGAGTTTGAAATAATTGTTTCAAATAATGGTAAACCCGTTAAAAACGATAGTTTTGGAATTGGACTTAAGAATTTAAAGGAGAGATTGGAAATACTTTTAAATGGAAAAGTTTTGCTAGTAAATAAAGAATTACCCACATACAAAATTATAATAGGAAAGAAAAATGAAGATATTAATAATGGATGA
- the thiD gene encoding bifunctional hydroxymethylpyrimidine kinase/phosphomethylpyrimidine kinase encodes MQAVLTIAGSDSCGGAGIQADLKTFEAHGLYGASVVTVLTAQNTTGVKDIYEVDPRFIQSQIESLLQDLDIKAIKIGMLFNKEIIQVVKNSIRNLDIPIVLDPVFVSKAGSALLETEAVNELKELCKYAKLITPNMYEARQLFNYEEDKKHDLNKIRELKTNVLIKNHIKEINNIIYSIDYLYTKNDIKSFHTPYIRTKNLHGTGCTLSSAIASNLALGKSLEESIKKAKEYVYEAILSAPNIGKGTGVINHKVKI; translated from the coding sequence ATGCAAGCTGTTCTTACTATTGCTGGCTCTGATTCATGTGGTGGAGCTGGGATACAAGCAGATTTGAAAACTTTTGAAGCCCATGGTTTATATGGAGCTTCAGTTGTAACTGTGCTTACTGCACAAAATACAACCGGAGTAAAAGATATATATGAAGTAGACCCAAGATTTATTCAATCTCAAATTGAATCTTTATTACAAGATTTAGATATAAAAGCTATTAAAATTGGAATGCTTTTTAATAAAGAGATTATACAAGTAGTTAAAAACTCAATTAGAAATCTTGATATACCAATTGTATTAGACCCTGTTTTTGTTTCAAAAGCAGGTTCAGCTCTACTTGAAACAGAAGCAGTAAATGAATTAAAAGAACTTTGTAAATATGCTAAGTTAATTACTCCAAATATGTATGAAGCAAGACAATTATTTAATTATGAAGAAGATAAAAAACATGATTTAAATAAAATTAGAGAATTAAAAACAAATGTTCTTATAAAAAACCATATAAAAGAGATAAATAATATAATTTATAGTATTGATTATTTATATACTAAAAATGATATAAAATCTTTTCATACTCCATATATTAGAACAAAAAATCTTCATGGGACAGGTTGTACTTTATCTTCTGCAATTGCATCAAATTTAGCTTTGGGTAAATCTTTAGAAGAGTCGATTAAAAAGGCAAAAGAGTATGTATATGAAGCTATTTTATCTGCTCCAAATATTGGTAAAGGTACAGGTGTAATAAATCATAAAGTTAAAATATAA
- the clpP gene encoding ATP-dependent Clp endopeptidase proteolytic subunit ClpP → MSYIPYVVEKSGRGERSYDIYSRLLKDRIIMLSGEINDPVASTVVAQLLFLEAEDPEKDIYLYINSPGGVITSGMSIYDTMNYIKPDVCTICIGQAASMGAFLLSSGTKGKRYSLPNSRIMIHQPLGGAQGQATDIQIQAKEIQRMKDSLNQLLSEQTGQPIEVIERDTDRDNFMSAQEANDYGLIDKVITSHK, encoded by the coding sequence ATGAGCTATATACCATATGTAGTTGAAAAAAGTGGAAGAGGTGAAAGAAGTTATGATATTTATTCTAGACTTCTAAAAGATAGAATTATTATGCTTAGTGGTGAAATTAATGACCCTGTAGCTTCAACTGTTGTTGCACAGCTTTTATTTTTAGAAGCTGAAGACCCAGAAAAAGATATTTATCTTTATATCAACTCTCCAGGTGGAGTTATTACAAGTGGTATGTCGATTTATGATACTATGAATTATATTAAACCAGATGTTTGTACTATTTGTATAGGACAAGCTGCTTCTATGGGAGCATTTTTATTATCATCTGGTACAAAAGGTAAAAGATACTCTTTACCAAATTCAAGAATTATGATTCATCAACCATTAGGTGGAGCACAAGGTCAAGCAACTGATATTCAAATTCAAGCTAAAGAGATTCAAAGAATGAAAGATAGCTTAAATCAGTTACTATCTGAGCAAACAGGACAACCAATTGAAGTTATTGAAAGAGATACAGACAGAGATAACTTTATGAGTGCCCAAGAAGCTAATGACTATGGGTTAATTGATAAAGTAATAACAAGTCATAAGTAA
- the era gene encoding GTPase Era, giving the protein MTKCGYVSVVGRPNAGKSSLLNWLVGEKIAMVSHKANATRKRSNIIVMHNDNQIVFVDTPGLHETEKLLNQFMLDEALKAMGDCDVILFLAPVTDKLTHYESFLEKNKKDVKHILLLTKIDNVSGEEVLQKIHEYEKYSDKYEAIIPISIKKATKHSDILDEVVKYLPEHPYLFDPEIMTTEHLRDIFKEFIRESIFENISDEIPYETDVIVNKVEEKPNVDVIKATIIVQKSTQKGMIIGKGATAIKRIGKDARTKIEKLTGRKCFLELFVSIKKGWTKDKKGLKELGYDVTF; this is encoded by the coding sequence ATGACAAAATGTGGTTATGTATCTGTAGTAGGAAGACCCAATGCAGGTAAAAGCTCACTTCTAAATTGGCTTGTAGGTGAAAAAATAGCAATGGTTTCACACAAAGCTAATGCAACAAGAAAAAGATCTAATATAATTGTAATGCACAATGATAATCAAATTGTTTTTGTAGATACGCCAGGACTACATGAAACAGAAAAACTTTTAAATCAATTTATGTTAGATGAAGCCTTAAAAGCAATGGGGGATTGTGATGTAATCCTATTTTTAGCACCAGTTACAGATAAATTGACTCACTATGAAAGTTTTTTAGAAAAAAATAAAAAAGATGTAAAACATATTTTATTACTTACAAAAATAGATAATGTATCAGGTGAAGAGGTTTTACAAAAAATTCATGAATATGAAAAATATAGTGATAAATATGAAGCAATTATTCCAATTTCAATAAAAAAAGCAACAAAACATTCTGATATTTTAGATGAAGTTGTAAAATATCTTCCAGAACACCCATATTTATTTGACCCTGAAATTATGACAACTGAGCATTTAAGAGATATATTTAAAGAGTTTATTAGAGAATCAATTTTTGAAAATATTTCAGATGAAATTCCTTATGAAACAGATGTTATTGTAAATAAAGTAGAAGAAAAACCTAATGTTGATGTTATAAAAGCTACTATTATTGTACAAAAAAGTACTCAAAAAGGTATGATTATAGGAAAAGGGGCAACTGCTATTAAAAGAATAGGCAAAGATGCTAGAACAAAAATAGAAAAATTAACTGGTAGAAAATGCTTTTTAGAACTTTTTGTTTCAATAAAAAAAGGTTGGACAAAAGATAAAAAAGGATTAAAAGAACTAGGTTATGATGTAACTTTTTAA
- the def gene encoding peptide deformylase — protein MVREVITYPNKLLRTKSKDVKVFNEELHTLLDDMYDTMLFENGVGLAAIQVAVPLNILIINLPNEEDIQDKADLIEAINPVITHKDGVQINVEGCLSVPGFNEEVKRAKHIVVEYFDRNGNKQKVEAEDFLAVAWQHEMEHLSGHLFIENLSIIKRKKFEKEWKKKLKTKN, from the coding sequence ATGGTTAGAGAAGTTATAACATATCCAAATAAACTACTTCGAACTAAATCTAAAGATGTGAAAGTCTTCAATGAAGAACTTCACACTCTTTTAGATGATATGTATGATACAATGCTTTTTGAAAATGGAGTTGGACTTGCAGCAATACAAGTGGCAGTTCCTTTAAATATTTTAATTATCAATCTTCCAAATGAAGAGGATATTCAAGATAAAGCTGATTTAATAGAAGCTATTAATCCAGTAATTACGCATAAAGATGGAGTTCAAATTAATGTTGAAGGATGTTTAAGTGTACCTGGGTTTAATGAAGAAGTTAAAAGAGCTAAGCATATTGTAGTTGAATATTTTGACAGAAATGGGAATAAACAAAAAGTGGAAGCTGAAGACTTTTTAGCTGTTGCTTGGCAACATGAGATGGAACATTTGTCAGGACATTTATTTATTGAAAATTTATCAATAATAAAAAGAAAAAAATTTGAAAAAGAGTGGAAAAAAAAGCTAAAAACTAAAAATTAG
- a CDS encoding YifB family Mg chelatase-like AAA ATPase → MKKVNSATLQTIEAKCVEVEASFTNGLPSFTIVGLASNIIQESKDRVKSALLSNEYKFPAKKITINLSPSEIQKSGTHFDLPIALLIALYETKAIFDDFFILGELSLDGKIKDSSHIFAIVLSLVKQNLLKNILVCKESAKKLANIPNINIYSVDTLSEAIEFFTFNNKEEKLFKIANLPYKKLTILKKDYFYMNKYENDFKEIRGQNYAIQAALIAAAGNHNILFEGSAGCGKSMISKRLSYIMPPMSLNEILEKAKLQALEYKPIEFYPVRVFRNPHHTATKSSIFGGGSGNSAKIGEIALSNGGILFFDELPHFSKNTLEALREPLEDYKILISRVNNKIEYETKFLFIGAMNPCPCGNLLSTTKECRCNDIEIQRYKNKLSEPLLDRIDLYVTMLEANLKDKAIYSSKVLHEKVINAFCMQMRRGQKDLNGKLSDKDIKKFITLDDKCEELLHTASKNYALSFRSINKVIKVARTIADLEEQEQITTSSILTALSYRKR, encoded by the coding sequence ATGAAAAAGGTAAATTCTGCTACTTTACAAACAATTGAGGCTAAGTGTGTGGAAGTTGAAGCAAGTTTTACAAATGGACTACCTTCTTTTACAATTGTGGGGCTTGCATCTAATATAATCCAAGAATCAAAAGATAGAGTAAAATCAGCTTTATTATCCAATGAATATAAATTCCCAGCAAAGAAAATAACCATAAACCTATCCCCTTCAGAAATCCAAAAAAGTGGTACTCATTTTGATTTGCCTATTGCTTTATTAATAGCTTTATATGAAACAAAGGCTATATTTGACGATTTTTTTATTTTAGGAGAGTTGAGTTTAGATGGAAAGATAAAAGATAGTAGCCATATTTTTGCAATTGTCTTATCTTTAGTAAAACAAAATCTTCTAAAAAATATTTTAGTTTGTAAAGAAAGTGCAAAAAAATTAGCAAATATTCCAAATATAAATATATATAGTGTGGATACTTTAAGTGAAGCAATTGAGTTTTTTACTTTTAATAATAAAGAAGAAAAACTTTTTAAAATTGCAAACTTGCCTTATAAAAAATTAACTATTTTAAAAAAAGACTATTTTTATATGAATAAATATGAAAATGATTTTAAAGAGATAAGGGGTCAAAACTATGCAATACAAGCTGCACTTATTGCTGCCGCAGGAAATCATAATATTTTATTTGAAGGAAGTGCAGGTTGTGGGAAAAGCATGATTAGTAAAAGATTATCTTATATTATGCCTCCAATGAGTTTAAATGAAATTTTAGAAAAAGCAAAGCTTCAAGCATTAGAATATAAGCCAATTGAGTTTTATCCAGTAAGAGTATTTAGAAATCCACACCACACAGCAACAAAATCTTCTATTTTTGGTGGAGGAAGTGGAAATAGTGCTAAAATAGGTGAAATTGCGCTTTCAAATGGAGGGATTTTATTTTTTGATGAATTACCTCATTTTTCAAAAAATACCTTAGAAGCTTTAAGAGAACCACTTGAAGATTATAAGATATTAATAAGTAGAGTAAATAATAAAATTGAGTATGAAACAAAGTTTTTATTTATAGGTGCAATGAATCCTTGCCCTTGTGGAAATCTTCTTTCTACAACTAAAGAGTGCAGATGCAATGATATAGAAATTCAAAGGTATAAAAATAAGCTATCTGAACCGCTTCTTGATAGAATAGATTTATATGTTACTATGTTAGAAGCAAATTTAAAAGATAAAGCAATATATAGCTCAAAAGTCTTACATGAAAAAGTAATAAATGCTTTTTGTATGCAAATGAGAAGAGGCCAAAAAGACTTAAATGGAAAATTAAGTGATAAGGATATAAAAAAGTTTATTACATTAGATGATAAGTGTGAAGAGCTTTTGCATACTGCTTCAAAAAATTATGCACTATCTTTTAGAAGTATAAATAAAGTTATAAAAGTAGCAAGAACAATTGCAGATTTAGAAGAACAAGAGCAAATTACTACTTCTTCCATCCTTACTGCACTAAGTTATAGAAAAAGATAA
- a CDS encoding LytR/AlgR family response regulator transcription factor: MKILIMDDEELAIKRLIRFLEELKYYYEIANNKQEFDALTNTHNFDIYILDINMPEISGLELASEIFANNKEAFVIFQTAYEEYALKAFEIGAIDYLLKPFSKDDLQKSINRAISYKKQEKSIKFLTKNGDEAYLLKPEDIVYIQADLNEVIFRTKDGFSYYSKKISDMENFLTTPNFFRIHRSYIINLDYVKSMKTLEQSKIEFFFTNIKDSVISSKDGAKKFREFIDN, from the coding sequence ATGAAGATATTAATAATGGATGATGAAGAGCTTGCAATAAAAAGATTGATAAGATTTTTAGAAGAATTAAAATATTATTACGAAATTGCAAATAATAAACAAGAATTTGATGCTCTTACTAATACACATAATTTTGATATTTATATACTTGATATAAATATGCCTGAGATTAGTGGTTTAGAGTTGGCTTCTGAAATTTTTGCAAATAATAAAGAGGCTTTTGTAATCTTCCAAACGGCATATGAAGAGTATGCGTTAAAAGCTTTTGAAATAGGGGCAATTGATTATTTATTAAAACCTTTTTCAAAAGATGATTTACAAAAAAGTATAAATAGAGCAATCTCATATAAAAAACAAGAAAAAAGTATTAAGTTTTTAACTAAAAATGGTGATGAAGCTTATCTTTTAAAACCAGAAGATATTGTCTATATACAAGCTGATTTAAATGAAGTAATTTTTAGAACAAAAGATGGTTTTTCTTATTATAGTAAAAAAATATCAGATATGGAAAATTTTCTTACAACACCAAATTTTTTTAGAATACACAGATCATATATAATTAATCTTGATTATGTAAAAAGTATGAAGACTTTAGAGCAAAGTAAAATAGAGTTTTTCTTTACAAATATAAAAGATAGTGTAATTTCAAGTAAAGATGGTGCAAAAAAATTTAGAGAGTTTATTGATAATTAA
- the tig gene encoding trigger factor yields MEFNAQRVDEANAVISATLSKDLIEKNLDKVAKQAAKTLDIQGFRKGKVPVAVVKQRYADKLEQDAESEALRELITNALAQLEIKNEDLIGEPSFSKFDKKENGDIDVEIKVACRPVIDLGDYKSLIPEVVEKEIDEKEIAERLEEMSKASAPLEKIKRKRAVKDGDFAVIDFEGFIGDVAFDGGKAEKYPLQIGSGAFIPGFEEQIIGMKYEEQKDVVVTFPAEYQSKDLAGKEAVFKVTLHEIQEKVPAEIDDEFAKKMLPNEENPTVETLKEKIKEQLKYAEMSKYYREELKPAYLDKLVEELNFALPSSVIDQEINFALNSKVRTMSEEEIKALQEDASKIEDMRNELKEDAEKSVKATFIVDALAKAEGIDVSDQEVTQVIYYEALQMGQNPQDILKQYQEAGYLPAIKMSMIEDKVITKLLDEKLGK; encoded by the coding sequence ATGGAATTTAACGCACAAAGAGTTGATGAAGCAAATGCAGTGATTTCTGCAACACTTTCAAAAGACTTAATTGAAAAAAATTTAGATAAAGTAGCTAAGCAAGCTGCAAAAACACTTGATATTCAAGGTTTTAGAAAAGGTAAAGTTCCTGTAGCAGTTGTAAAACAAAGATATGCTGATAAATTAGAGCAAGATGCAGAAAGCGAAGCATTAAGAGAATTAATTACTAACGCTTTAGCACAATTAGAAATTAAAAATGAAGATTTAATTGGTGAGCCTTCATTTTCAAAATTTGATAAAAAAGAAAATGGTGACATTGATGTTGAAATCAAAGTTGCTTGCAGACCAGTTATTGATTTAGGTGATTATAAATCATTAATTCCTGAAGTGGTAGAAAAAGAAATTGATGAAAAAGAAATTGCAGAAAGATTAGAAGAGATGTCTAAAGCTTCTGCTCCTTTAGAAAAAATCAAAAGAAAAAGAGCTGTAAAAGATGGTGATTTTGCTGTTATTGATTTTGAAGGATTTATTGGTGATGTGGCTTTTGATGGTGGAAAAGCTGAAAAATATCCTTTACAAATTGGTTCAGGTGCATTTATCCCAGGATTTGAAGAACAAATTATTGGTATGAAATATGAAGAGCAAAAAGATGTGGTAGTAACTTTCCCAGCAGAATACCAATCAAAAGATTTAGCAGGTAAAGAAGCAGTATTTAAAGTAACTTTACATGAAATTCAAGAAAAAGTTCCAGCAGAGATTGATGATGAATTTGCTAAAAAAATGTTACCAAATGAAGAAAATCCAACAGTTGAAACTTTAAAAGAAAAAATTAAAGAGCAATTAAAATATGCAGAAATGAGCAAATACTATAGAGAAGAGTTAAAACCAGCATATTTAGATAAATTAGTTGAAGAATTAAACTTTGCTTTACCATCTTCAGTAATTGACCAAGAGATTAACTTTGCTTTAAATAGTAAAGTAAGAACTATGAGTGAAGAAGAGATTAAAGCATTACAAGAAGATGCTTCTAAAATTGAAGATATGAGAAATGAACTAAAAGAAGATGCAGAAAAATCAGTAAAAGCTACATTTATTGTAGATGCTTTAGCAAAAGCTGAAGGTATTGATGTATCTGATCAAGAAGTTACTCAAGTTATCTATTATGAAGCATTACAAATGGGACAAAATCCACAAGATATTTTAAAACAATATCAAGAAGCTGGATACCTACCAGCTATTAAAATGTCTATGATTGAAGATAAAGTAATTACTAAATTATTAGACGAAAAATTAGGTAAATAA